The following are from one region of the Stigmatella ashevillena genome:
- a CDS encoding copper homeostasis protein CutC, translating to MPKAILEVCSFNIQSCLIAEKAGAYRVELCDNPTEGGTTPSYGAIKRTREKISIKLYPLVRPRAGNYYYDDNEIAIIQEDIRACRELKCDGISIGAQLLDGRIDKDLMKRFVELAGPMGVTCNRAFDATPDMFQALEDLIEVGCERVLTSGQASGAPEAGRRLGELVKAAGDRIIIMPGAGIRSSNLGKLMEESGAREYHGSVRRPTANPMTHGNPRVLDFGNVYLPDEQELAGMLEQMSV from the coding sequence ATGCCCAAAGCCATCCTCGAAGTCTGCTCGTTCAATATCCAGTCGTGCCTCATCGCAGAGAAGGCCGGTGCCTACCGCGTCGAGCTTTGCGACAATCCGACGGAAGGTGGAACCACTCCGAGTTACGGGGCCATCAAGCGGACCCGGGAGAAGATCTCCATCAAGCTCTACCCCCTCGTGAGACCCCGGGCGGGCAACTACTATTACGATGACAACGAGATCGCCATCATCCAGGAAGACATTCGCGCATGCCGTGAACTCAAGTGCGATGGAATCTCCATTGGCGCGCAGTTGCTCGATGGGCGGATCGACAAGGACTTGATGAAGCGGTTCGTCGAACTGGCGGGGCCGATGGGCGTCACCTGCAACCGCGCCTTCGATGCAACGCCGGACATGTTCCAGGCCCTGGAGGACCTGATCGAAGTGGGTTGCGAGCGTGTGCTCACTTCGGGTCAGGCCAGTGGCGCGCCAGAAGCGGGAAGACGCCTGGGTGAGTTGGTGAAGGCCGCAGGCGACCGCATCATCATCATGCCAGGGGCGGGAATCCGCTCATCCAACCTTGGAAAGCTGATGGAGGAGTCCGGTGCACGGGAATACCACGGCTCCGTTCGCAGGCCCACGGCCAACCCCATGACGCATGGCAACCCCAGGGTGTTGGACTTCGGGAACGTCTATCTGCCGGATGAGCAAGAGTTGGCGGGCATGCTGGAGCAAATGAGCGTTTGA
- a CDS encoding GH92 family glycosyl hydrolase, whose product MSSHPLMILRDVGLALGALLLTFNAQAQAPTPAQEVNPFIGTTNGGNVFPGPVAPFGMVSFSPDQSPLPGKRAPIAAPGGYEWRSNGIRGFSLTHLSGSGCAGAGGDIPLMPITTPVRISPSSPDAYTAYSSLMSHAKESASPGAYRVAMDNGVTVDLAVTPRTAVGRFTFPADKPANVLVRTSDSQTGSTAAVTRIAPDKRTVSGSVTSGNFCGYLATDRRESYYTLHFVAVFDQPFVTGGTWRDGVVTPGSTSTEGGTTYGEQGFPPAGKGSGGWITFDPKRAPIVNVRIGVSYVDEAGALANLEAESPVSATLEGTQSATRDTWNQLLGKIHIEGGSRDDRTVFYTALYHSLIHPSLHSDVDGRYRGMGGRIHKVSGAQKAQYANFSGWDVYRSQVQLVTLLEPKVGSDLAQSLLNQAHQNGGVWDRWTHVTGATGVMNGDPSPPSVAAIHAFGGRDFDLKGAYASLLKAATVPTAKDLGRVGCPVLCQGQRPGLDQWLSHRYMPVGSPGWGSASDTLELAAADFAMAQLARLVGDKTNVRRFTERSGGWRNLYNPAATSAGGYLQPRNADGSWPAFDPASDDEFVEGSGAQYLWMVPFDPAGLFELMGGRDKARARLDGFFQDEKGAWVVTKAGPLHAELDNEPSIAAPWLYVFAGEPWKTQAVVRAAMRKIWTHAPEGISGNDDLGQMSSWYVWSALGLYPVYPGRAELVVGSPLFTSARISRPGATLTIKGTGAAPSAPYVRSLKVNGKPSQRAWLSADFIARDGVLEFELSETPDRGWGAAPADAPPSFGPQSTR is encoded by the coding sequence TTGTCGTCTCATCCTCTCATGATCCTCCGCGACGTTGGCTTGGCGCTGGGTGCCCTCCTTCTGACCTTCAACGCCCAGGCCCAGGCTCCGACACCCGCTCAGGAAGTGAATCCCTTCATCGGCACGACGAATGGAGGCAACGTCTTTCCGGGACCCGTCGCGCCGTTCGGCATGGTGTCCTTCAGCCCCGACCAGAGCCCTCTGCCCGGCAAGCGCGCGCCCATCGCCGCGCCCGGCGGGTACGAGTGGCGCTCCAATGGAATCCGGGGCTTCAGCCTCACCCACCTGTCGGGCAGCGGTTGCGCTGGAGCAGGGGGCGACATCCCCCTCATGCCCATCACCACCCCGGTGCGCATCTCTCCTTCCTCGCCAGACGCCTACACCGCTTATTCCAGCCTAATGAGCCATGCGAAGGAGAGCGCCTCACCCGGCGCCTATCGCGTGGCGATGGACAACGGAGTGACCGTCGATCTGGCGGTGACGCCGAGGACAGCGGTGGGCCGGTTCACCTTCCCGGCCGACAAGCCCGCGAACGTCCTGGTCCGCACCTCCGACTCGCAGACAGGCAGCACCGCCGCCGTCACCCGCATCGCTCCGGACAAGCGAACGGTCTCAGGCTCGGTGACCAGCGGCAACTTCTGCGGCTACCTCGCCACCGACCGGCGCGAGAGCTACTACACGCTTCATTTCGTGGCGGTATTCGACCAGCCCTTCGTGACGGGCGGCACGTGGCGCGATGGCGTGGTGACGCCCGGATCGACCTCGACGGAGGGAGGGACCACCTATGGCGAGCAGGGCTTCCCACCGGCTGGCAAGGGCTCCGGTGGATGGATCACCTTCGATCCGAAGCGCGCTCCCATCGTCAACGTGCGGATCGGCGTGTCCTATGTCGACGAGGCGGGCGCCCTGGCCAATCTGGAGGCCGAGAGTCCGGTCTCGGCGACGCTGGAGGGGACGCAAAGCGCCACGCGTGACACCTGGAATCAACTGCTGGGGAAGATCCACATCGAGGGCGGAAGCCGTGACGACCGCACGGTGTTCTACACGGCGCTCTACCATTCCTTGATTCACCCCAGCCTGCACAGCGACGTGGATGGCCGCTATCGCGGCATGGGCGGCAGGATCCACAAGGTCTCGGGCGCCCAGAAGGCGCAATACGCCAACTTCTCCGGCTGGGACGTCTATCGCTCGCAGGTGCAGTTGGTCACGCTGTTGGAGCCCAAGGTCGGCTCCGATCTCGCCCAGTCACTGCTCAACCAGGCCCACCAGAACGGCGGTGTCTGGGATCGCTGGACGCACGTCACGGGGGCGACGGGGGTGATGAACGGCGATCCCTCGCCGCCCTCCGTGGCCGCCATCCACGCCTTCGGCGGACGCGACTTCGACCTGAAGGGTGCCTACGCCTCGCTCCTCAAGGCCGCGACGGTGCCGACGGCGAAGGACCTCGGCCGCGTCGGCTGCCCGGTCCTCTGTCAAGGCCAGCGGCCGGGTCTCGATCAATGGCTGTCGCACCGCTACATGCCCGTCGGCTCGCCCGGCTGGGGCAGCGCGTCCGACACGCTGGAGCTGGCGGCTGCTGATTTCGCCATGGCACAACTGGCGCGCCTGGTCGGCGACAAGACGAACGTCCGGCGATTCACCGAACGGTCGGGAGGGTGGCGCAACCTGTACAACCCCGCCGCCACGAGCGCGGGCGGCTACCTCCAGCCGCGCAACGCCGATGGAAGCTGGCCCGCCTTTGACCCAGCCTCCGATGACGAGTTCGTCGAGGGCTCGGGTGCGCAATATCTGTGGATGGTTCCGTTTGATCCCGCTGGCTTGTTCGAGCTGATGGGCGGACGCGACAAGGCGCGGGCCCGTCTGGACGGGTTCTTTCAGGACGAGAAGGGGGCGTGGGTGGTCACCAAGGCCGGCCCGCTGCATGCCGAATTGGACAACGAGCCGTCCATCGCGGCCCCCTGGCTCTATGTGTTCGCCGGCGAGCCCTGGAAGACACAGGCCGTCGTGCGCGCCGCCATGCGGAAGATCTGGACCCACGCACCCGAAGGCATCTCCGGAAACGACGACCTGGGGCAGATGTCGTCCTGGTACGTCTGGTCGGCCCTGGGGCTGTATCCGGTCTACCCGGGGCGCGCCGAACTGGTCGTCGGCAGTCCGCTGTTCACGTCGGCGCGGATCTCCCGCCCGGGCGCGACCCTCACCATCAAGGGCACGGGCGCCGCTCCCAGCGCGCCCTATGTGCGCAGCCTCAAGGTCAATGGAAAGCCATCCCAGCGGGCTTGGCTGTCGGCGGACTTCATTGCTCGCGACGGCGTCCTGGAGTTCGAACTCTCGGAAACCCCCGACCGCGGATGGGGCGCCGCTCCCGCGGATGCTCCGCCGTCCTTCGGCCCACAATCCACCCGGTAG
- a CDS encoding AAA family ATPase: MNVPPPPFPSPSPGHAVQAAHAIREGVLSEVRKAVVGQDEALELMLCGLIAGGHVLLEGVPGVAKTLMAKALARSVSADFKRIQFTPDLMPADILGTSIFDLKSQAFVLVRGPIFTDLLLADEINRAPAKTQSALLEAMQERSVSLEGRHITLSPLFTVFATQNPVESEGTYPLPEAQLDRFLFKVEVGYPAPEEEDAILASVHRGFDSGNLERAGVGAAVEKTGLMEARAALHQMTVEPPVLAYIRKLVSATRTSDRIRLGAGPRAGVHLLLAAKALAALRGRHFVTPDDVRFLAGPVLKHRLLLSPDAELDGATPSDVLREVVQSVEVPR; the protein is encoded by the coding sequence ATGAACGTCCCCCCCCCGCCCTTCCCCAGCCCTTCGCCTGGCCACGCCGTGCAGGCCGCCCACGCCATCCGCGAGGGCGTGCTGAGCGAGGTGCGCAAGGCCGTGGTCGGCCAGGACGAGGCGCTCGAGCTGATGCTGTGTGGCCTCATCGCCGGCGGCCACGTGCTGCTGGAGGGGGTGCCCGGCGTGGCCAAGACGCTGATGGCCAAGGCACTGGCGCGCAGCGTCAGCGCGGACTTCAAGCGCATCCAGTTCACCCCGGACCTGATGCCCGCGGACATCCTCGGCACCAGCATCTTCGATCTGAAGTCCCAGGCCTTCGTGCTGGTGCGCGGCCCCATCTTCACGGACCTCTTGCTGGCGGATGAAATCAACCGCGCGCCGGCCAAGACGCAGTCCGCGCTCCTGGAGGCGATGCAGGAGCGCAGCGTGTCGCTGGAAGGCCGCCACATCACCCTCTCGCCGCTCTTCACGGTGTTCGCCACCCAGAACCCCGTGGAGTCCGAGGGCACCTACCCACTGCCCGAGGCCCAACTGGACCGCTTCCTGTTCAAGGTCGAAGTGGGCTACCCCGCCCCCGAGGAGGAGGACGCCATCCTCGCCTCGGTGCACCGGGGCTTCGACTCGGGAAACCTGGAGCGGGCCGGGGTGGGCGCAGCGGTGGAGAAAACGGGGCTGATGGAGGCGCGCGCGGCCCTCCACCAGATGACGGTGGAGCCCCCCGTGCTGGCCTACATTCGCAAGCTGGTGTCCGCCACGCGGACCTCGGATCGCATCCGCCTGGGAGCGGGGCCCCGCGCGGGCGTGCACCTGCTCCTGGCAGCCAAGGCGCTGGCAGCCCTGCGCGGCCGGCACTTCGTCACCCCGGATGACGTGCGCTTTTTGGCCGGTCCCGTGCTCAAGCACCGCCTGCTCCTGTCTCCGGACGCGGAGCTGGATGGGGCCACGCCCTCGGACGTCCTCCGGGAGGTGGTGCAGTCCGTCGAGGTTCCCCGGTGA
- a CDS encoding TonB-dependent receptor, translating to MTGIARAGSEDNIQDVARKARVSMPLVSQVMRLGRVLGIAVLLTAAPALAQKTTAAIRVSLSSAPTPATGVTVLAVNTYSGFSAQGSARADGSYFLAGLQPGEYVITVTQPGGKEVYRKVTVQVGQTVDLKINLAEEVALDLGQGETLLVQGKALESSTSEVATNVSREEIENLPQSNRNFLNFAALAPGVRVSNDEFNKNFSSGALEARSTNVFVDGVSLKNNVIEGGLVGQDASRGNPFPQLAVSEFRVISQNYKAEYEQANSAIISAITRSGSNDFHGDLFLTFQNQALMARDHFAVTRGELERPELLRSQFGAALGGPLVKDTLHFFVTYEGNLQDRSNAVTIGNPTEENLSRFGEYQGSFTSPFREHLGFAKLTWRPTNNQTLDLSASLRTETDVRSFGGLISVESAEDVRNNVITTSARHQLRLGSLTNEATFQYLHSQFNPTAATPGGIGRDYAGVIRIGGRDTSQDIRQQAFTLRDDTTFTNFEWAGQHVVKTGAKLSFQRYEIERTLYGNPVFRFREEADNGLSYDFPAEASYGIGDPKAASNNTQVGVYVQDDWEIAKRLTLNVGLRWDIETNPLNNDYVTPDDVRAAVEELADIVAETNGPGFFPVENYLTNGKQRPIFLGAVQPRLGAAFDVMGNGHTVLFAGAGRYYDRTLFNTGVDERLRLRYQVRTFQFSADGAPRQGQPTIAWRPEYLSQGGLDSLIDSGVAPAPEIFLLENDTRPQFSDQFSAGLRQQVGPVNTSATLTHIRSKNGVGFYPANRRSTGSRDFIPTPGGFGSVLISVDDRTSTYSSLQVSAEKPYSSELSSGNIQWGASLAYTFGVARERGSAFNFDYPTVKDSPLTPTTTDERHRLVLSGIVGLPLAFKLSTLITLGTGLPYTISDASQGFGPTEYLLRTNGGRADGFIQFSQVDVRLAKDFTISKGHRINAFAECFNLFNAKNYGGYDGFIPPETEPANPKFGMPSVLVGPPRSFQFGMGYSF from the coding sequence ATGACTGGAATCGCGCGAGCCGGCTCAGAGGACAACATCCAGGACGTGGCTCGTAAGGCCCGCGTCTCCATGCCGTTGGTGTCGCAAGTGATGCGCCTGGGGCGCGTGTTGGGAATCGCCGTCTTGCTCACGGCCGCACCCGCGCTCGCGCAGAAGACGACGGCGGCCATCCGGGTCAGCCTCAGCTCGGCCCCCACACCCGCCACCGGCGTGACGGTGCTCGCCGTGAACACCTACAGCGGCTTCTCGGCGCAGGGGAGCGCGCGCGCGGATGGCTCGTACTTCCTGGCCGGCCTGCAGCCCGGCGAGTATGTCATCACCGTCACCCAGCCCGGCGGCAAGGAGGTCTACCGAAAGGTCACCGTCCAGGTCGGCCAGACGGTGGACCTGAAGATCAACCTCGCGGAGGAGGTGGCACTCGATCTCGGCCAAGGCGAGACCCTGCTCGTCCAGGGGAAGGCCCTCGAGAGCTCGACTTCCGAGGTCGCCACCAATGTCAGCCGCGAAGAGATCGAAAACCTGCCCCAGAGCAACCGCAACTTCCTCAACTTCGCGGCCCTGGCCCCCGGCGTTCGCGTCTCCAACGATGAGTTCAACAAGAACTTCTCGTCGGGCGCGCTCGAGGCGCGCAGCACCAACGTGTTCGTGGACGGAGTGAGTCTCAAGAACAACGTCATCGAAGGCGGATTGGTCGGTCAGGACGCGAGCCGCGGAAACCCCTTCCCCCAGCTCGCGGTCAGCGAGTTCCGCGTGATCAGTCAGAACTACAAGGCCGAATACGAGCAGGCCAACAGCGCCATCATCTCCGCGATCACGCGCTCGGGCAGCAACGACTTCCATGGCGACCTCTTCCTCACCTTTCAGAACCAAGCGCTGATGGCGCGCGACCACTTCGCCGTGACGCGTGGCGAGTTGGAGCGGCCCGAGCTGTTGCGCTCTCAGTTCGGTGCGGCGTTGGGGGGCCCCCTCGTGAAGGACACGCTGCACTTCTTCGTGACCTATGAGGGCAACCTGCAGGATCGCTCGAACGCGGTGACGATCGGCAATCCGACGGAGGAAAACCTGAGCCGGTTCGGCGAATACCAGGGCAGCTTCACGAGCCCCTTCCGGGAACACCTCGGCTTCGCGAAGCTGACCTGGAGGCCGACGAACAACCAGACCTTGGATCTCAGCGCCAGCCTCAGAACAGAGACCGACGTCCGCAGCTTCGGTGGATTGATCAGCGTCGAGAGTGCCGAGGACGTGCGAAACAATGTGATCACCACCTCGGCCAGGCATCAACTGCGGCTGGGCTCGCTGACGAACGAGGCCACGTTCCAGTACCTCCACTCGCAGTTCAACCCGACCGCCGCGACCCCTGGCGGGATCGGGCGGGACTACGCGGGCGTCATCCGGATCGGTGGCCGCGATACCAGCCAGGACATCCGCCAACAGGCGTTCACGCTGCGCGATGACACGACGTTCACGAACTTCGAGTGGGCCGGCCAGCACGTGGTGAAGACAGGTGCCAAGCTCTCCTTTCAGCGGTACGAGATCGAGCGCACGCTCTATGGGAACCCCGTGTTCCGCTTCCGCGAGGAAGCTGACAATGGCCTCAGCTATGACTTCCCAGCCGAAGCCTCCTATGGCATCGGCGACCCGAAGGCAGCGTCCAACAACACGCAAGTGGGCGTGTACGTCCAGGACGATTGGGAGATCGCCAAGAGGCTGACCCTGAACGTGGGCCTCCGGTGGGACATCGAGACCAACCCCCTGAACAATGACTACGTGACGCCCGACGATGTCCGTGCCGCGGTGGAGGAACTCGCTGACATCGTCGCGGAGACCAATGGGCCCGGGTTCTTTCCCGTCGAGAACTACCTGACCAACGGCAAGCAGCGCCCCATCTTCCTGGGCGCGGTACAGCCGCGGCTCGGCGCGGCCTTCGACGTGATGGGCAATGGCCATACGGTCCTCTTCGCCGGCGCTGGGCGCTACTACGATCGCACCCTGTTCAACACCGGCGTGGACGAGCGGCTGCGTCTTCGGTACCAGGTCCGCACGTTCCAGTTCTCGGCGGACGGCGCCCCCCGCCAAGGGCAACCGACCATCGCCTGGCGGCCCGAGTACCTGAGCCAGGGGGGGCTCGATTCACTGATCGACAGTGGCGTGGCCCCCGCCCCGGAGATCTTCCTGCTCGAGAACGACACCCGGCCACAGTTCAGCGACCAGTTCAGCGCGGGCCTCCGGCAGCAGGTCGGCCCCGTCAACACCTCGGCGACGCTCACGCACATCCGCAGCAAGAACGGCGTCGGCTTCTATCCCGCCAACCGCAGGTCGACAGGTAGCCGCGACTTCATCCCCACACCGGGCGGCTTCGGCAGTGTCCTCATCTCCGTCGACGACCGGACCTCCACCTACAGCAGCCTGCAAGTCTCCGCGGAGAAGCCCTACTCGAGCGAACTCTCGTCGGGAAACATTCAGTGGGGGGCGTCCCTGGCGTACACCTTTGGCGTCGCGCGGGAGCGCGGGTCGGCCTTCAACTTCGACTACCCGACCGTCAAAGACAGCCCCCTCACCCCCACCACCACCGACGAGCGTCATCGGCTCGTGCTCTCCGGCATCGTGGGGCTGCCCCTCGCGTTCAAGCTGTCCACGCTGATCACCCTGGGCACCGGCTTGCCCTACACCATCTCCGATGCGTCCCAGGGCTTCGGTCCCACCGAGTACCTGCTCCGCACCAATGGAGGCCGGGCGGATGGCTTCATCCAATTCAGCCAGGTGGATGTCCGGCTGGCAAAAGACTTCACGATCTCCAAGGGCCACCGGATCAACGCCTTCGCCGAGTGCTTCAACCTCTTCAATGCCAAGAACTACGGCGGATACGACGGATTCATTCCGCCGGAGACGGAGCCTGCGAACCCGAAGTTCGGCATGCCCTCAGTCCTGGTGGGTCCGCCGCGCAGCTTTCAGTTCGGCATGGGCTACAGCTTCTGA
- a CDS encoding DUF58 domain-containing protein, which produces MIPTPRLWVLLALLALPMMAAGFFPGLGGLVLALDALVAVLALVDALLARGVRLEVHRELPSKLSVGVPNRVEVRLIHRSRLAVRVRVKDDVPEGFAATPDEAPLSLPPESQTRWVYRVVPAQRGKFGFGDVHVRVRGPLGLLFHERTFPAARSVSVFPDMRGASRLLLSGAALDWVNLGLRRLRRDGQGSEFARLRDYAQGDSVRDVDWKATARRGKPVTRVMESERSQSILICVDAGRSMAARVGELTKLDHAVNAALFLAFVAVRNGDRVGLALFADGVKAYLPPMAGRGQYRKMADTLYSATPSLTYVDYLALFKELNLRLHRRSLLCVFTDFLDEEQASTMIQPLHRLARRHVPLCLSVKDTALQGLLRSPPPSPEEAFQHAVASELLADREALKAQVGIGGVQMIDVQPDELSLAAVNRYLDIKARGVL; this is translated from the coding sequence GTGATTCCCACCCCGCGCCTGTGGGTGCTGCTGGCCCTGCTGGCCCTGCCCATGATGGCGGCGGGCTTCTTTCCAGGCCTGGGCGGCCTCGTGCTGGCGCTGGACGCGCTGGTGGCCGTGCTGGCCCTGGTGGATGCCCTCCTGGCGCGCGGCGTGCGCCTGGAAGTGCACCGGGAGCTGCCCTCGAAGCTCTCGGTGGGGGTCCCCAATCGGGTGGAGGTGCGGCTCATCCACCGCTCCCGCCTCGCCGTGAGGGTGCGCGTGAAGGATGACGTGCCCGAGGGCTTCGCCGCCACGCCCGACGAGGCGCCACTGAGCCTTCCCCCGGAGAGCCAGACGCGCTGGGTGTACCGGGTGGTGCCTGCCCAGCGCGGCAAGTTCGGCTTCGGGGATGTGCACGTGCGGGTGCGGGGGCCCCTGGGACTGCTCTTCCACGAGCGGACCTTCCCGGCGGCGCGAAGCGTCTCCGTCTTCCCGGACATGCGCGGGGCCAGCCGCCTCTTGCTCTCGGGCGCCGCGTTGGACTGGGTCAACCTGGGCCTGCGCCGGCTCCGCCGGGATGGCCAGGGCAGCGAGTTCGCCCGCCTCCGGGACTATGCCCAGGGCGACTCGGTGCGGGACGTGGACTGGAAGGCGACCGCCCGCCGCGGCAAACCCGTCACCCGGGTGATGGAGTCCGAGCGCTCCCAGTCCATCCTCATCTGCGTGGACGCGGGCCGCTCCATGGCCGCCCGGGTCGGCGAGCTGACGAAGCTGGACCACGCGGTGAACGCGGCGCTCTTCCTGGCCTTTGTCGCAGTGCGCAATGGGGACCGGGTGGGGCTGGCCCTCTTCGCGGATGGGGTGAAAGCCTACCTGCCGCCCATGGCCGGGCGCGGGCAGTACCGGAAAATGGCCGACACGCTCTACTCGGCCACCCCAAGCCTTACGTACGTGGACTATCTGGCGCTCTTCAAAGAGCTGAACCTGCGGCTCCACCGGCGCAGCCTGCTGTGTGTCTTCACCGACTTCCTCGACGAGGAGCAGGCCTCCACGATGATTCAACCGCTGCACCGGCTGGCACGGCGCCACGTCCCGCTCTGCCTCTCCGTGAAAGACACCGCACTCCAGGGATTGCTGCGCTCCCCTCCCCCCAGCCCTGAGGAAGCCTTTCAGCATGCGGTCGCCTCGGAGCTCCTCGCCGATCGAGAGGCCCTCAAGGCCCAGGTGGGAATAGGTGGAGTGCAAATGATTGACGTCCAACCTGACGAGCTGAGCCTCGCCGCCGTCAACCGCTACCTGGACATCAAGGCCCGCGGCGTCCTGTAA
- a CDS encoding DUF4350 domain-containing protein, with protein MRDRFPLLVVGGLLFTFILGNFLLRGAARGDFADTLSTYRASENGARALYLLAQESGLETLRRATDLQLLDEDSPATFILLAVEVEGAREDDLDETLLASGRDAGLEDEKLPHEGLNSLHSAELNEEEREELLRRVQAGHSLVYVPWGSRENPLLDALEVKLSKADTSLPMRTLVPPLSSPYTLGVERVEAKVQAYLELPSGAVPLLEDAQLGRPVAAVVPHGLGRVLVVGAPELAMNQALARADNAQFWLSALRALGPGPFEFSEFHHGFSNERSVVDFAQRYGLHFAVAQLLLGVAFWAVSLKRFGRPRPPPESIRVGATDALFAMSRLYREGRHHAFAAGLIARGVTQELALSAGLPPHAPASTVAAALAARGRTDLSRGLGALVRQAEEPSNDKQLVRLATRAAELRSRLHPTGPRAPTVSTEEP; from the coding sequence GTGCGTGACCGCTTCCCGTTGCTCGTGGTGGGGGGGCTGCTGTTCACCTTCATCCTCGGCAACTTCCTGCTGCGCGGGGCCGCGCGAGGAGACTTCGCGGACACCCTCTCCACGTACCGCGCCTCGGAGAACGGTGCCCGGGCCCTCTACCTCCTGGCCCAGGAGAGCGGCCTGGAGACCCTTCGCCGCGCCACGGACCTTCAACTGCTGGACGAGGACTCTCCCGCGACCTTCATCCTGCTGGCCGTGGAAGTGGAAGGCGCTCGCGAGGATGATCTCGATGAGACGCTGCTGGCCAGCGGGCGGGACGCGGGCCTGGAGGACGAGAAACTCCCCCACGAGGGCCTCAACTCCCTGCACTCCGCCGAGCTGAACGAGGAGGAGCGCGAGGAGCTGCTCCGCCGGGTGCAAGCCGGACACAGCCTCGTCTACGTCCCCTGGGGCTCCCGGGAGAACCCGCTCCTGGATGCCCTGGAGGTCAAGCTCTCCAAGGCAGACACCTCGCTGCCCATGCGCACCCTGGTGCCCCCCCTGTCCAGCCCCTACACGCTGGGCGTCGAGCGCGTGGAGGCCAAGGTGCAGGCGTACCTGGAGCTGCCCTCCGGCGCGGTGCCCCTCTTGGAGGACGCACAGCTTGGGCGCCCGGTCGCGGCGGTGGTGCCTCACGGCCTGGGCCGGGTGCTGGTGGTGGGCGCGCCCGAGCTGGCGATGAACCAGGCGCTGGCGCGCGCGGACAACGCGCAGTTCTGGCTGAGCGCCCTGCGCGCGCTGGGCCCGGGCCCTTTCGAATTCAGCGAGTTCCACCATGGCTTCAGCAACGAGCGCTCGGTGGTGGACTTCGCGCAGCGCTACGGCCTGCACTTCGCCGTGGCGCAGTTGCTGCTGGGCGTGGCCTTCTGGGCGGTGTCCCTCAAGCGCTTCGGCCGACCGCGCCCGCCGCCAGAGTCCATCCGCGTGGGGGCCACGGATGCCCTGTTCGCCATGAGCCGGCTGTACCGTGAGGGCCGCCACCATGCCTTCGCCGCGGGGCTCATCGCCCGCGGGGTGACGCAGGAGCTGGCCTTGTCGGCCGGCCTGCCGCCCCATGCGCCCGCCTCCACGGTCGCCGCGGCGCTCGCCGCCCGGGGCCGCACGGATCTGTCCCGGGGCCTGGGTGCCCTCGTCCGCCAAGCGGAAGAGCCTTCCAACGACAAGCAACTCGTGCGGCTCGCCACACGCGCCGCCGAGCTGCGCAGCCGCCTCCACCCCACCGGGCCCCGCGCGCCCACCGTTTCCACCGAGGAGCCATGA